From Quercus lobata isolate SW786 chromosome 1, ValleyOak3.0 Primary Assembly, whole genome shotgun sequence, one genomic window encodes:
- the LOC115978047 gene encoding wall-associated receptor kinase-like 10 — translation MIKKRNKIKLKKKFFKENGGLLLQQQLSSNDNNVQRIKLFNSKELKNATDHFNKNRILGKGGQGTVSEGMLVDGRIVAIKKCNTVDKENIEKFISEIIILSQINHRNVVKLLGWCLETEVPLLVYEFIPNGTLSQYIHEENEEFPLLTWDMRLRIAIEVARALSYLHSAASLPIYHQDIKSSNILLDEKYRAKVADFGTSRTVAIGQTHVTTLVYGTFGYLDPEYFQTSQFTEKSDVYSFGVVLIELLTGKKPVFLTRSQEDRNLSTYFIHSVKENHLFDILDTQVRKDGNKHEVMAIANLAQRCLHLYGKKRPTMTEIVKELEGVQKVYHDQPNFEEFDYVRNEEMRPWNDISILSRSSLEIGEPSSQFVLPFLSHFD, via the coding sequence atgataaagaaaagaaacaaaatcaagCTCAAGAAAAAATTCTTCAAAGAGAATGGTGGTTTATTATTACAACAACAATTATCTTCAAATGACAACAATGTTCAAAGgataaaattattcaattcaaaGGAGTTGAAAAATGCGACCGATCATTTTAACAAAAACAGAATACTTGGTAAAGGTGGGCAAGGTACAGTTTCTGAAGGAATGTTAGTTGATGGAAGAATTGTGGCAATTAAAAAGTGCAACACAGTGGATAaggaaaatattgaaaaatttatTAGTGAGATTATCATTCTTTCCCAAATCAACCATAGAAATGTGGTCAAACTACTTGGGTGGTGTTTAGAGACAGAAGTTCCTTTGTTAGTTTATGAATTCATTCCTAATGGGACACTTTCTCAGTACATTCATGAAGAGAATGAAGAGTTTCCATTACTAACATGGGATATGCGCTTAAGGATTGCCATAGAAGTTGCAAGAGCTCTTTCTTACTTACACTCAGCAGCTTCACTACCCATTTACCATCAAGATATAAAATCTTCAAACATACTCCTTGATGAAAAATATAGAGCAAAAGTAGCAGACTTTGGAACTTCAAGAACAGTGGCCATTGGCCAAACTCATGTAACTACACTGGTATATGGTACTTTTGGGTACTTGGATCCGGAATACTTTCAAACAAGCCAATTTACagaaaaaagtgatgtttatagttttggagTAGTCCTTATTGAGCTTTTAACTGGAAAAAAGCCAGTTTTTTTAACAAGATCACAAGAAGATCGAAATTTATCTACATACTTCATTCATTCAGTAAAAGAGAACCATCTCTTTGATATACTTGATACTCAAGTAAGGAAGGATGGTAATAAACATGAAGTCATGGCAATTGCTAACCTTGCACAAAGATGTTTGCACTTGTATGGAAAGAAACGACCTACGATGACAGAGATTGTGAAGGAGTTGGAGGGAGTTCAAAAAGTTTATCATGATCAACCAAATTTTGAAGAATTTGATTATGTTAGAAATGAAGAAATGAGGCCTTGGAATGACATTTCTATTTTATCAAGATCAAGTTTAGAAATAGGTGAACCTTCATCACAATTTGTCCTTCCATTTTTATCTCACTTTGATTAA
- the LOC115995079 gene encoding uncharacterized protein LOC115995079, whose translation MVSFLVQVAVLNIYIVGSTSSTVAELWALKDGLIVAKQMGIENICIEMDAEFIVQFVSTPSMVNLMLEPLLSECRDLIQTFLNYSVAHVFREANGCADRLARMGVELDVTNFLFLFDPLDVVAEMLARDKAGLVCCNRLFVC comes from the coding sequence ATGGTTTCATTCTTAGTTCAAGTTGCagttttgaatatatatatagtcgGCAGCACTTCAAGCACAGTGGCAGAACTTTGGGCTTTGAAGGATGGGCTCATCGTGGCAAAGCAAATGGGGATTGAGAACATTTGTATTGAAATGGATGCTGAGTTTATTGTTCAGTTTGTTTCAACGCCTTCTATGGTCAATCTAATGCTTGAACCTCTCCTTTCTGAATGTAGGGACCTGATTCAGACATTCCTTAACTATTCAGTGGCGCACGTGTTCAGGGAAGCAAATGGCTGCGCTGACCGACTTGCAAGGATGGGAGTTGAACTTGATGtaactaattttctttttttgtttgaccCACTGGATGTGGTGGCTGAAATGCTGGCTAGAGATAAAGCTGGCCTTGTTTGTTGTAATAGACTTTTTGTTTGTTAG